Proteins encoded within one genomic window of Dyadobacter chenhuakuii:
- a CDS encoding GDSL-type esterase/lipase family protein: MRKTRIAAVFGYILFLFSTLPIPSLYAQTKPATAFTLKDGDRVVFLGSSIFENDFQYGYLELALTTRFADKGVTFRNLGWTGDNVWGEGRSTYTNPPTPYEHLMEDITKAQPTVVFLGYGGVEAQDGQAGLPHFKEGLNKLLDKIEALGAEAILLSTIPVVSSDTAQRIGQRNADLELYSKAISEVAAQRKKQFIDIYNPILNVSKKDSIIENTVHLNELGYYHLATTLEKALGLHAAKASTAVSIANNKADVSNGRSLTPDKEGVLARFAVDNKYLPLPSPRSADWITDNARTVRISGLKKGYYALFSENDQVASASAKDWEKGVEIKQGPQFAKVAEIRNMILKKNELHFFQYRPLNQTYIIGFRRYEQGRHVKGLEEQNILIKWLEGQIILNSEPKEVVYELRKMD; this comes from the coding sequence ATGAGAAAGACCCGGATAGCCGCTGTATTTGGCTATATTTTATTCCTGTTCAGTACATTACCAATCCCTTCCCTTTACGCCCAGACAAAACCTGCAACAGCCTTTACATTGAAAGACGGCGACAGGGTCGTATTCCTGGGCAGTTCCATTTTTGAAAACGATTTTCAGTATGGTTATCTGGAACTCGCCCTGACCACCCGTTTTGCAGATAAGGGCGTGACTTTCAGGAACCTGGGCTGGACGGGGGACAATGTTTGGGGAGAGGGAAGAAGCACTTATACCAACCCGCCCACGCCTTACGAACATTTGATGGAGGACATTACCAAGGCCCAGCCAACGGTTGTTTTCCTGGGTTACGGCGGCGTGGAAGCGCAGGACGGACAGGCAGGCTTGCCGCATTTCAAGGAAGGTTTGAACAAGCTTCTGGACAAGATCGAAGCGCTTGGTGCAGAGGCTATTTTGCTATCCACGATCCCGGTCGTTTCCAGCGACACGGCGCAACGCATCGGCCAGCGCAATGCAGATCTGGAATTGTATTCCAAAGCCATTTCGGAAGTAGCAGCGCAGCGCAAAAAGCAGTTTATCGACATTTACAACCCGATCCTGAACGTTAGTAAAAAGGATTCTATCATTGAAAATACAGTGCATCTGAATGAGCTGGGTTACTACCATCTGGCCACAACGCTTGAAAAAGCGCTGGGCCTGCATGCTGCAAAAGCCTCAACAGCCGTCAGTATCGCTAACAATAAAGCGGACGTTTCGAATGGTCGATCATTAACACCGGATAAGGAGGGCGTCTTAGCCAGATTTGCGGTTGACAACAAATACCTGCCATTGCCTTCACCCAGATCCGCTGACTGGATCACAGATAACGCCCGGACAGTCAGGATATCAGGTTTGAAAAAGGGCTATTACGCATTGTTTTCAGAAAACGATCAGGTAGCATCGGCGTCAGCGAAGGATTGGGAAAAAGGTGTTGAAATAAAGCAAGGCCCTCAATTTGCCAAGGTTGCTGAAATCCGTAATATGATATTGAAAAAGAACGAATTACACTTCTTTCAATATCGTCCTTTGAACCAGACTTACATCATTGGTTTCCGCCGTTATGAGCAGGGCCGTCATGTGAAAGGTCTCGAAGAGCAGAACATCCTGATCAAATGGCTCGAAGGCCAGATCATACTCAACAGCGAGCCGAAGGAAGTGGTGTATGAGTTGAGAAAAATGGATTAG
- a CDS encoding PVC-type heme-binding CxxCH protein encodes MKATKLLYGATLMATILLTTSSNKVQNIKEDPDPDVQKELASFKVADGFEVTLFASDPMVAKPIQMNWDAEGRLWVVSSTVYPHLKTGESANDKIFVLEDTDGDGKADKSTVFAEGLIQPTGILPGDGGAYVANSTEILHFSDTDGDGKADKKRRVLNGFGTGDTHHLIHTFRWGPEGRMYFNQSIYIYSHVETPFGIKRLEGGGVWALNTRNLDMEVYARGLVNPWGLQFDRWGQSFLTDGAGGEGINYGFPGATFVTAPGAARIMRGLNPGQPKHSGLDVVSGKHLPDAWQGRMITNDFRANRINSFKLEEQGAGYASKQADDLMWTDNVAFRPVDINVGPDGAIYVADWYNPIIQHGEVDFHDPRRDQQHGRIWRIVAKNRPLVTKPQLTKASTTELLESLKLPEEWTRLQAKQVLKAKGAKEVVPALEKWVQGLDKNDANYEHNLLEALWVYQTLETFNQPILLELLNAKSHNARAAALRALELWFPKVQNVPALLAKAVKDEHAQVRMEAVIALRKTKTADAAKNALSVLDGQMDEFLDFALWQTVRELEPMWLAKMKTEPNLLGDARKTAYALKSATSPEAASLLVQLYQKGQVPEEYQKDVLTSIARLGQPSDLNMLLDLALTSKDKNAAAQLAALEDAAGQRNVKPDKSPERIADFIGNDDEAVSLSAIRLIGLWKLTQLNERLTGLIQSGTPSTKKAALASLTAIDKEKATKLTVDMTGAKNAPEVRMIAAAQLAKLDPKEAARIGSELMRTLPADTDMSDLFMAFISTNPGAAALADAIAAKKIPEATAKAGRRLVQTRAGWTRQNIDEMLALKKALEASGGSMPTQKMPQDLNDDQIAGLAKLVREKADPAKGEQIFRRAEASCTTCHAIGGAGGLIGPDLSSLGTSSPPETIIRSILYPNLSIKEGYDLKRVVKKDGSEMLGYLASDGASEVIIRDVTGKEVSIAKSQLQVMEKVPGSLMPPGLTASLDQTEFINLVGFLTKMGESGDFRVPNTRFVRRWETVTADKQTANRMSEGAFTVTKSSKVIYAPVYSKVSGELPLDEVPVVETTAGKSFSVVRFEIEVLTKGSVTLTSNISNGITAYIAGKPVKMSGDNITTNLTPGIQQVTLVIDRSAVKDVGLKIALKDADAGAQTRLRMGK; translated from the coding sequence ATGAAAGCAACCAAGTTACTATATGGAGCGACGCTTATGGCGACGATCCTGCTGACGACCTCTTCCAACAAGGTTCAGAACATTAAAGAAGATCCCGATCCGGATGTTCAGAAAGAACTCGCTTCCTTCAAGGTTGCGGATGGCTTTGAGGTCACATTATTTGCCTCCGACCCGATGGTGGCCAAGCCTATTCAGATGAACTGGGACGCGGAAGGGCGCCTATGGGTGGTGAGCAGCACGGTTTACCCGCATTTGAAAACGGGCGAGTCTGCTAATGACAAGATTTTTGTTCTGGAAGATACGGACGGCGATGGCAAGGCTGACAAGTCAACCGTTTTTGCCGAAGGACTTATCCAGCCCACCGGAATTTTGCCGGGTGACGGCGGTGCATATGTGGCCAATTCAACCGAGATCCTGCATTTCTCGGATACGGACGGCGATGGCAAAGCAGACAAGAAGCGCCGCGTGCTGAACGGTTTCGGAACGGGTGATACGCACCATTTGATCCATACATTCCGCTGGGGACCGGAAGGAAGAATGTATTTCAACCAGTCGATCTACATTTATAGCCACGTAGAAACGCCCTTTGGTATAAAACGTCTTGAAGGCGGCGGTGTATGGGCACTTAATACACGTAACCTGGACATGGAAGTGTATGCGAGAGGGCTGGTTAACCCCTGGGGACTGCAATTTGACCGTTGGGGACAATCGTTTCTTACGGATGGAGCAGGCGGCGAGGGCATTAACTACGGATTTCCGGGAGCAACATTTGTGACAGCACCGGGCGCAGCACGCATCATGCGGGGCCTTAATCCCGGTCAGCCCAAACACAGTGGTCTGGATGTGGTTTCAGGAAAACATTTGCCCGACGCATGGCAAGGCAGAATGATCACCAACGACTTCCGCGCCAACCGGATCAATAGCTTCAAACTCGAAGAACAAGGAGCAGGTTACGCTTCAAAACAGGCAGACGACCTCATGTGGACCGACAATGTGGCGTTCCGTCCGGTGGATATCAATGTGGGTCCCGATGGCGCGATATACGTGGCCGACTGGTATAACCCGATCATTCAGCATGGAGAAGTAGATTTCCACGACCCGCGCCGCGATCAGCAGCATGGCCGCATCTGGCGGATCGTCGCAAAAAACCGTCCGCTGGTTACCAAGCCGCAATTAACAAAAGCAAGCACCACGGAGCTGCTGGAATCATTAAAATTACCCGAAGAATGGACACGCTTGCAGGCTAAGCAGGTTTTGAAGGCAAAAGGCGCCAAAGAAGTGGTGCCCGCTTTGGAAAAATGGGTGCAAGGTTTGGATAAAAATGATGCGAATTACGAGCACAATCTGCTTGAAGCGCTTTGGGTTTATCAGACGCTCGAAACCTTTAACCAGCCGATTTTACTTGAATTGCTGAATGCAAAAAGTCATAACGCGCGTGCAGCAGCATTGCGTGCGTTGGAATTATGGTTTCCAAAAGTGCAGAATGTGCCTGCATTGCTTGCTAAGGCAGTAAAAGATGAACATGCACAGGTGAGAATGGAAGCGGTGATTGCGTTGCGTAAGACCAAAACGGCTGATGCCGCAAAAAATGCTTTATCTGTTCTGGACGGGCAAATGGATGAATTCCTGGATTTTGCATTATGGCAAACGGTGAGAGAATTGGAGCCGATGTGGCTTGCTAAAATGAAGACGGAACCGAATTTGTTGGGCGATGCCAGGAAAACGGCTTATGCACTGAAGTCGGCAACAAGTCCTGAGGCAGCGTCGCTGCTTGTGCAGCTTTATCAAAAAGGCCAGGTTCCGGAGGAATATCAGAAAGATGTGCTCACCAGCATTGCAAGGCTGGGGCAGCCATCTGACCTTAATATGCTGCTGGATCTGGCACTGACCAGCAAGGATAAAAACGCTGCTGCCCAGCTGGCCGCATTGGAAGATGCTGCTGGCCAGCGGAATGTGAAACCTGACAAATCACCCGAGCGAATCGCGGATTTTATTGGTAATGACGACGAAGCCGTAAGCCTGAGCGCGATCCGGTTGATCGGTCTTTGGAAATTGACGCAACTGAACGAGCGCCTGACGGGCTTGATACAGTCAGGCACGCCAAGTACGAAAAAAGCAGCATTGGCCTCATTAACAGCCATTGATAAGGAAAAGGCGACCAAACTAACGGTGGATATGACTGGTGCAAAGAATGCGCCGGAAGTGCGTATGATCGCCGCGGCGCAATTGGCCAAACTGGATCCCAAAGAGGCAGCACGCATCGGATCAGAACTGATGCGGACATTGCCAGCCGACACCGATATGAGCGATCTTTTCATGGCATTTATCTCAACCAACCCCGGCGCTGCCGCATTAGCTGACGCCATCGCTGCCAAAAAAATCCCGGAAGCCACGGCCAAAGCCGGTCGCCGCCTTGTACAAACGCGCGCCGGATGGACGCGTCAGAACATTGATGAGATGCTTGCACTCAAAAAAGCACTGGAAGCCTCAGGCGGCTCAATGCCGACACAGAAAATGCCGCAGGACCTGAATGATGACCAAATCGCCGGCCTCGCCAAACTTGTAAGGGAAAAGGCAGATCCTGCAAAAGGGGAACAAATTTTCCGCAGGGCTGAGGCAAGCTGCACAACTTGCCACGCCATTGGCGGCGCAGGTGGTCTGATCGGGCCGGATTTGAGCAGCTTGGGAACCAGCTCACCTCCTGAAACCATTATCCGCTCCATTCTTTATCCAAATTTATCGATTAAAGAAGGTTATGACCTGAAACGTGTTGTGAAGAAAGATGGCTCCGAAATGTTGGGTTACCTGGCCAGTGACGGCGCATCGGAGGTGATTATACGTGACGTGACGGGCAAGGAGGTTTCCATTGCAAAGAGCCAGCTGCAAGTGATGGAAAAAGTCCCGGGGTCCCTCATGCCTCCCGGCCTCACTGCCAGCCTCGACCAGACTGAGTTTATCAATTTAGTCGGCTTCTTAACAAAAATGGGAGAATCCGGAGACTTCCGCGTGCCCAACACCAGGTTTGTAAGACGCTGGGAAACTGTTACCGCTGATAAACAAACGGCAAACAGAATGAGCGAAGGCGCATTTACCGTAACAAAGAGCTCAAAAGTCATTTACGCTCCCGTTTACAGCAAAGTCTCAGGTGAGCTGCCCCTCGACGAAGTGCCCGTTGTGGAAACCACGGCCGGCAAATCATTCAGCGTTGTCCGTTTTGAAATTGAGGTCTTAACAAAAGGCAGCGTAACATTAACCTCAAACATTTCAAACGGAATCACCGCCTATATCGCCGGCAAACCCGTAAAAATGTCGGGCGACAACATTACCACCAACCTAACCCCGGGCATCCAGCAAGTTACGCTGGTCATCGACCGGAGCGCGGTAAAAGATGTAGGTTTGAAAATAGCATTAAAGGACGCAGATGCCGGAGCACAGACGCGGTTGCGGATGGGGAAATGA
- a CDS encoding NAD(P)H-binding protein translates to MKYIITGSLGNISRPVTKNLVAAGHDVTVISSSADKKSEIESLGATAAIGSLTDSAFLKDTFQNAEVAYLMIPSDFALTDYAKFQLEVADKYVEVLKGSNIKRIVLLSSLGAQLRKGAGPIDALGYLEEKLLALPGLHVNFLRPSYFFSNLFSLAGMIKHAGIAGNNFGDTDEKLVLTHTDHIAEVATAALLNPTEGKTVTNIANDERHPSEIAAILGNAVGKENTPWITFSDEDAYNGMLGAGLNESFAKLYKEMGQALRSGQMQEEYWKNRPEQLGSYKLEDFAKEFAGAYAGA, encoded by the coding sequence ATGAAATATATCATCACAGGATCACTCGGAAATATCAGCAGACCCGTTACAAAAAACCTGGTTGCAGCCGGACACGACGTAACGGTTATCAGCAGCAGCGCAGACAAAAAATCAGAAATCGAATCCCTCGGCGCAACAGCCGCCATTGGTTCTTTAACCGACTCAGCATTTTTGAAAGACACATTTCAAAATGCAGAAGTGGCTTACCTGATGATCCCAAGCGATTTCGCCCTTACTGATTATGCCAAATTCCAGCTAGAAGTAGCTGACAAATATGTAGAAGTACTAAAAGGCAGCAACATTAAGCGCATCGTGCTCCTCAGCAGCCTGGGTGCACAATTGCGGAAAGGTGCAGGTCCGATCGATGCATTGGGTTATCTTGAAGAGAAATTGCTGGCACTGCCCGGCCTGCATGTAAATTTCCTCCGCCCCTCCTACTTCTTCTCCAACCTGTTCAGCCTCGCAGGCATGATCAAGCACGCGGGCATTGCAGGAAATAATTTCGGAGACACGGATGAAAAGCTGGTTCTGACCCATACCGACCACATTGCTGAGGTTGCAACGGCAGCATTACTAAACCCTACCGAAGGGAAAACCGTCACCAACATTGCCAATGACGAGCGCCATCCAAGCGAAATTGCTGCAATCCTGGGCAACGCAGTCGGTAAAGAAAACACACCCTGGATCACATTCTCAGACGAAGACGCCTACAACGGAATGCTCGGTGCGGGCCTAAACGAAAGCTTCGCAAAACTATATAAGGAGATGGGCCAGGCTCTAAGAAGCGGGCAAATGCAGGAAGAATACTGGAAAAACCGCCCCGAGCAGCTGGGCAGCTACAAACTGGAAGACTTTGCTAAGGAGTTTGCCGGGGCGTATGCAGGAGCTTAG
- a CDS encoding winged helix-turn-helix transcriptional regulator has translation MTKVKESSTYNANREIVMQECPVTYVMNKIGGHWKPIILYHLLAGSKRYSEIKKEMPHITEKMLIQHLKQLENDKLLIREARPVVPPFVTYTLTDSGRDLQPVIQAMAEWAFKDMKRQAFV, from the coding sequence ATGACAAAGGTTAAAGAAAGCTCGACGTACAATGCCAACCGGGAAATCGTGATGCAGGAATGCCCGGTCACTTATGTGATGAACAAGATTGGTGGACATTGGAAACCCATTATATTGTATCACTTACTGGCGGGCAGCAAGCGCTATTCGGAGATCAAGAAGGAGATGCCGCACATTACAGAGAAAATGCTCATCCAGCATCTCAAACAGCTCGAAAATGACAAATTACTTATCCGCGAAGCACGGCCGGTTGTGCCTCCTTTTGTAACTTACACGCTCACGGATTCTGGCCGGGACCTCCAACCCGTGATCCAGGCCATGGCAGAATGGGCTTTTAAGGATATGAAGAGACAAGCGTTTGTTTAA
- a CDS encoding BNR-4 repeat-containing protein, translating to MKIRLLLLAFVCLSVKLNAQNVSILTEDGAWCWFSDPRAIYTNDKNGQIVTGWVTKSGDIVAASLDLKSGKTAQKTLYTKLEVDDHDNPAFLQLPDNRILTQYTWHGGSKDGMGVIQNTTLEPLDIRTFSDSVIFKPQTPELLAKFKRETYTYANPFLLSAENNKIYSFGRWIGFKPNFITSTDNGKTWSDPKVVITSKALDTNNRPYVKYYSDGKSKIHLLFTDGHPNAEPLNSVYYCYYEKDAFWRADGTKIANIDQLPFHPSDATVVYKATPETGKAWIFDIVIDPKGRPVVAYTRYPTNENHQYYYTVFDGKKWNDHHLIASGKWFPQTPEGKKEREENYSGGLTIDPLDPSIVYFSHEVGNVFEISKGETRDLGKTWKITPVTRNSELDNVRPVIPRYKKKGDKNVLLWMQNRKYVHYTDYDTRIVWKDLTAR from the coding sequence ATGAAAATCCGCCTCCTATTACTGGCATTTGTGTGCTTGTCGGTCAAGCTCAATGCGCAGAACGTGTCCATATTGACCGAAGACGGTGCCTGGTGCTGGTTCAGCGATCCGCGGGCCATTTATACAAATGATAAAAACGGCCAGATTGTCACAGGCTGGGTCACGAAGTCGGGAGATATTGTTGCGGCGTCACTGGATCTGAAATCCGGAAAAACCGCTCAAAAAACGCTTTACACCAAACTGGAAGTAGACGATCACGACAATCCAGCATTCCTGCAACTCCCCGACAACCGCATTTTGACCCAGTACACCTGGCACGGCGGAAGCAAAGACGGCATGGGTGTGATTCAGAACACGACATTGGAGCCGCTGGATATCAGAACATTCTCTGATTCAGTTATTTTCAAACCGCAAACGCCCGAATTACTCGCCAAATTCAAGCGCGAGACTTACACATATGCCAATCCGTTCCTCTTAAGTGCAGAAAACAATAAGATTTATAGTTTTGGCCGTTGGATAGGCTTTAAGCCCAATTTTATCACATCAACTGACAATGGTAAAACCTGGTCTGACCCCAAGGTTGTGATCACTTCCAAGGCTTTGGACACCAACAACCGGCCTTACGTCAAATATTATTCCGATGGCAAATCAAAAATCCATCTGCTTTTCACAGACGGTCATCCTAATGCTGAGCCGCTGAATTCGGTTTACTATTGTTATTACGAAAAAGACGCATTCTGGCGCGCAGACGGCACGAAGATTGCGAACATTGATCAGCTGCCCTTTCATCCGTCTGATGCCACAGTTGTTTACAAAGCCACACCCGAAACGGGTAAAGCCTGGATATTCGACATCGTGATTGATCCAAAAGGAAGGCCCGTAGTCGCTTACACGCGCTATCCTACCAATGAAAATCATCAATATTACTACACCGTTTTTGATGGTAAAAAATGGAACGACCATCATCTGATCGCCTCCGGAAAGTGGTTTCCACAAACGCCCGAAGGCAAAAAGGAGCGCGAAGAAAACTACTCCGGCGGCCTGACAATTGATCCGCTGGATCCTTCAATTGTTTATTTTTCGCACGAGGTCGGTAATGTGTTTGAGATCTCAAAAGGCGAAACACGCGATCTTGGTAAAACCTGGAAAATAACGCCCGTTACCCGAAATTCGGAGCTGGACAATGTTCGTCCTGTTATCCCGCGCTATAAAAAGAAAGGCGACAAAAATGTGCTTTTATGGATGCAAAACCGGAAATATGTGCACTATACGGATTACGACACGCGCATTGTCTGGAAAGATTTGACCGCTCGCTGA
- a CDS encoding ThuA domain-containing protein: MFKKLLPLLLVIVSAAYAQAQQFKVLLFTKTAGFHHVSIHEGVSGIRNLASRHNFSVDWQENADVFNDKSLANYAAVIFLNTTGDVLNDAQQAAFEKYIKSGKGYVGIHSAADTEYDWAWYGKLVGMYFKTHPAQQTAFLDVKDSNFPGLERFPKRLLWTDEWYEYKKPYNADDLKILITLDEKSYDPKTNQGTGMGAEHPMSWYHNYDGGRAFYTGLGHIGLVYSDQSFLDHLYGGIYWAATGKGLK; the protein is encoded by the coding sequence ATGTTCAAAAAATTACTGCCACTGCTTCTTGTCATCGTGAGCGCGGCATACGCCCAGGCGCAGCAGTTTAAAGTTTTATTATTTACCAAAACCGCTGGTTTTCACCACGTTTCCATCCACGAAGGCGTATCCGGAATCCGCAATCTGGCTTCCCGCCACAATTTTTCTGTCGACTGGCAGGAAAACGCAGATGTTTTCAACGACAAAAGCCTGGCCAACTACGCAGCCGTTATCTTCCTGAACACCACCGGCGACGTGCTTAATGACGCGCAGCAAGCGGCATTTGAAAAATACATTAAAAGCGGAAAAGGCTATGTAGGGATCCACTCCGCAGCTGATACAGAGTATGATTGGGCCTGGTACGGCAAGTTGGTAGGGATGTATTTCAAAACCCACCCTGCACAGCAAACGGCATTTCTGGACGTAAAAGACAGCAATTTCCCAGGCCTGGAACGCTTCCCAAAACGCCTGCTTTGGACCGACGAATGGTATGAATACAAAAAACCATACAACGCCGACGACCTTAAAATCCTGATCACCCTGGACGAAAAATCTTACGATCCAAAAACCAACCAAGGCACCGGCATGGGCGCCGAACACCCTATGTCCTGGTATCACAACTACGACGGCGGCCGCGCATTCTACACCGGCCTGGGCCACATTGGTTTGGTTTACTCAGATCAATCGTTTCTGGACCACCTATACGGCGGTATTTACTGGGCCGCGACCGGGAAGGGGTTGAAATAG
- a CDS encoding DUF1304 domain-containing protein, with amino-acid sequence MEILGKILVGLVALEHLYILYIEMFAWETKGKETFKGSLAPEMFKPTKTLAANQGLYNGFLAAGLIWTFFIEDRQWAFYIAVFFLTCVIAAGIYGAVTASKKIFFVQALPAIVALVVLHF; translated from the coding sequence ATGGAAATCCTAGGCAAAATCCTCGTCGGCCTCGTGGCGCTCGAACATCTGTACATTCTCTATATTGAAATGTTTGCCTGGGAAACCAAAGGGAAGGAAACATTCAAAGGATCGCTCGCTCCCGAAATGTTCAAACCCACCAAAACGCTAGCCGCCAACCAGGGACTTTACAACGGTTTCCTGGCAGCAGGCCTGATCTGGACATTCTTCATAGAAGACCGCCAATGGGCCTTTTACATTGCCGTTTTCTTTTTGACTTGTGTAATCGCGGCGGGAATTTATGGAGCTGTAACTGCTAGCAAGAAAATCTTTTTCGTGCAGGCTTTACCAGCGATTGTGGCTTTGGTGGTGTTGCACTTTTAA
- a CDS encoding type II toxin-antitoxin system VapC family toxin, producing MQYLLDTNICIFFLRGKLNLDEIIRSKGRENCFISEITILELRFGAENSANPTKSHKAVDAFVAGLSIIPIFGSIRLYAKEKVRLRKIGKPINDEFDLLIGVTAIQYKLVLITDNGKDFVRLDGLKIENWFPRNA from the coding sequence ATGCAATATCTGCTGGACACAAATATCTGCATTTTCTTCCTCCGAGGTAAGCTTAACCTTGACGAAATTATACGGTCGAAAGGCAGAGAAAACTGTTTTATCTCAGAAATCACAATCCTTGAACTCCGTTTTGGCGCGGAAAATAGTGCGAATCCTACAAAATCCCACAAGGCCGTAGATGCCTTTGTCGCTGGCCTTTCCATTATTCCAATCTTTGGTTCAATTCGCCTTTACGCAAAAGAGAAAGTCCGGCTCAGAAAAATAGGTAAGCCTATCAATGACGAGTTTGATCTATTAATTGGCGTCACCGCTATTCAATACAAATTGGTTTTGATCACCGATAACGGAAAAGATTTTGTGCGCTTGGATGGTTTAAAAATAGAAAATTGGTTTCCGCGGAATGCCTAG